The stretch of DNA CTTGTTGCTTCGCGTCAGCCCGTTGCTTGAGGCATCGTGGGTGTTGAGTGCTTGTGTCGTCGCGATCGGCGTCGTCTCGGCGATTTTTGGTTCGCTTGCCGCTCGCGTGCAAACCGACATCAAGAGCGCTCTCGCATTTGCTTCGCTAACTCAGGTCGGCATCATCGTCGCCGAGATCGGACTAGGGTTTCGATACCTTGCACTGATTCACATCATCGGTCACGCCTGTGTTCGCACGCTGCAATTGTTGCGTGCTCCCACACTTCTGCATGACTATCATTCACTCGAAAATGCGATTGGCGGCCAGCTATCTCACTCTCCTACGGTTTGGTCCCGCTGGTTGCCGATTGAAGTTCGATTATGGATATATCGAATTTCCATTGAGCGAGGATTCATGGACGCTGTTTTGAACGATTACATCGCTCACCCGTTTGTTCTTGTCTTTCGCAAATGCGACTCTTGGGAGCGAGCGTGGACGGATTGGTTGTCAGGCGGGAAATCTCGCGAATCTGACGACGTTAAACCAACGCCAAGTTCGTTAGAGGAGTTCATCTAATGGCTGAACTGCATCTGCCTTGGCTCGAATTGTCGGTCCTGATTCCGCTTGTCGGAGCGATCGTTGTCGCATGGATGAATGATGCCTCACGCGCCCGCAAGGTGTGCTTGGCCGTTTGCACGTTAACGCTTGCATGTGCGACCGCCGAGTGGTTTGACTTTGTCAGCTTGGGAACCTTCGAGGCCCACGATCACTGGGACTTTATCGAATGGACCTTTCATGAAGACGTGTTTGTGATTGACGAGCTAAATTCGCCCCTGATCCCATTGGCGGCATTGCTTTGTTTGCTGACTGCGTTGTCAACGCTGCGGACGAAGGTCAATCGGTTTTCCTTTTCGTCGATGTTGACCAGTGAAGCGATCTTGATTGCGACACTGAGTTGCCGTAGCGCGTGGGTCATTGTGGCCTTGTTGATAGCCGCGATTTTTCCGGTGCTGTTGGAATTGCGATCGCGTGGTCAATGCACACGGGTATTTGTTGCCCACATGGGACTATTTGCTGTACTGCTGGTACTCGGACAATCGCTCGTTCAACTGGACTTTGTCGTCACGGGTGGCGGTTTGCTCACGGCTGCAGCGCTTCTTCGCAGCGGAATCGTTCCGTTGCATTGCTGGATGACGGACTTGTTTGAAAAGGCCAGTTTCGGGACGTCGCTACTCTTTGTGACGCCGATGGTGGGTGCCTACGCGGTCATGCGATTGGTGTTGCCGATAGCGCCGGACTGGGCACTGCAAAGCATCGCAATCGTGTCGCTCTTTACGGCCGTATACGCCGGCAGCATGGCACTGGTGCAACGTGAGGCACGCCGGTTTTTCTGCTACCTGTTCCTGAGTCATTCGTCGTTAGTTTTGGTCGGCCTTGAGATTGCGACGCCCATCGGATTGACGGGAGCGCTTTGCGTGTGGCTTTCCGTAGCCCTGTCGCTGACCGGCTTTGGGTTAACGCTTCGCTGTGTTGAAGCAAGAACCGGTCGGCTATCGCTAAGTGGTTTTCATGGTTTATATGAACACATGCCGGCGTTGGGCGTTCTGTTCCTGATCATGGGACTTGCGTCGATCGGCTTCCCGGGCACCATTGGTTTCATTGGTTCGGAGCTGCTAATCGAAGGCGCGATAGGAGTCTATCCGTCGGTTGGAATGGCAGTCGTTTTAGCGATGATGCTAAACGGGATCGCTATTTTGAACGCGTACTTTCGAGTGTTCACCGGGCATCGTCATACGGCTTCAATTTCGTTGAGGTCTCGCGCCTCTGAGCGTCTGACGATCTTGATCTTGGTTGTCTTGGTGATCGGCGGCGGTCTGTTTCCTCAGCCCGGTGTGCAGTCTCGCTTTCATGCCGCCAGCGCATTGTTGGACCAACGCAGCATTGCTCGGCAGGGCCATCAAACCAGTGAGCCCGTGCTCGCTCATCACGATCAACCCTGACTTCTAC from Rubripirellula amarantea encodes:
- a CDS encoding proton-conducting transporter transmembrane domain-containing protein; the encoded protein is MAELHLPWLELSVLIPLVGAIVVAWMNDASRARKVCLAVCTLTLACATAEWFDFVSLGTFEAHDHWDFIEWTFHEDVFVIDELNSPLIPLAALLCLLTALSTLRTKVNRFSFSSMLTSEAILIATLSCRSAWVIVALLIAAIFPVLLELRSRGQCTRVFVAHMGLFAVLLVLGQSLVQLDFVVTGGGLLTAAALLRSGIVPLHCWMTDLFEKASFGTSLLFVTPMVGAYAVMRLVLPIAPDWALQSIAIVSLFTAVYAGSMALVQREARRFFCYLFLSHSSLVLVGLEIATPIGLTGALCVWLSVALSLTGFGLTLRCVEARTGRLSLSGFHGLYEHMPALGVLFLIMGLASIGFPGTIGFIGSELLIEGAIGVYPSVGMAVVLAMMLNGIAILNAYFRVFTGHRHTASISLRSRASERLTILILVVLVIGGGLFPQPGVQSRFHAASALLDQRSIARQGHQTSEPVLAHHDQP